A region of the Agrobacterium sp. RAC06 genome:
CAAGGCTGCGACCGGCGACATCATGTCTCCGGAAGGTGCCGTGATGGAAAAGGCCGGTGCGGTTCGCGACGGCGGCTCCTTCGAAGAGCGCATGGGCAAGGTCGCCTGCTGGAACTCCGTCATGGACGAAGATCGCTACATGGTCCGCCGCTGGAACGAGTTCATCGCGGCTTGATCTCCCACCCTCCCCTTGAGGGGGAGGTTAGCCACAAATGCCTTCTCCCCGCTTGCGGGGAGAAGGTGGCGGCAGCCGGATGAGGGGCAACCTTCCCGGTCCGCTCTTTTCGAAGCGACAGGAGACCTAACATCATGGTGGAAGTGCGATTTCTGGGTGTCGGCAAGCCGAAGCCGAAACGCGTCATCCGTGTGCCGCTTGGGCTCGTCTCCTATCTGCAGGCGACGCCGCTCATGCTCATCCTCGGCTGCTTCCTGCTGCTGCCGATCCTGATGATCGGGACGGTGTCCTTCTGGGACTACGACTTTGCCCAGATGTATCCCGACTTCGTCACCTTCAATTACACGGAAACACTCGGGTCGTGGGTCACCTGGAAGATCTATTTCAACACGTTGAAATTCGCCTTCATCGTCTGGGCGATCACGCTCTTCGTCGGCTTCTGGGTCGCCTATTTCCTCGCATTTCACGTCCGCACCTCAACGATGCAGAGCGTGCTTTTCCTCGTCTGCACCGTGCCGTTCCTGACATCCAATATCATCCGCATGATCTCCTGGATCCCGGTGCTCGGGCGAAACGGGTTGATCAATACGGCGCTGGTCAATGCCGGCATCGTGCCACAGCCGATCGAGTGGCTGCTCTATTCCGATTTCGCCGTGGTGCTTGCCATGGTGCATCTCTACACGCTGTTCATGGTGACGCCGATCTTCAACACGATGATGCGCATCGACCGGTCGCTCTTGGAAGCCGCGCGTGACGCCGGTGCCAGCGGCTGGCAGATCCTGACCAATGTTATCATCCCCTTGTCGAAACCCGGCATGGCGATCGGCACGATCTTCGTCGTGACGCTGGTCATGGCGGATTTCTCCACCGTGCAGGTCATGTCCGGCGGGCAGAGCGCCTCGGTTGCCCTGATGATGAAGAACCAGATGTCGCTGCTGCAATATCCGGCCGCTGCCGCCAACGCCGTCGTGCTCTTGGCGCTGGTTCTGCTGATGGTTGCCGCCATTCTGCGTGTCGTCGATATCAGGAAGGAGCTTTGAGATGAACACCGAGAAACGATCGCGCGAATTCTACGTGCTCGCCATCTTCTTCACCCTCTTCGTACTCTTCCTCTACGGCCCCTTGTCTGCAATTGTGATCCTCTCCTTCCAGGGGCCGAATGGCGGCCTTACCTTTCCGCTGAACGGGGTCTCGCTGCGCTGGTTCGCCAACCTGTTCGAGCAGCAAGCGGTCGGTGATTTCGGCGGTTCGTTTCGCCGTTCCTTCGCGCTCGGCTTCATGGTCATGGTGGTCACGGTGGTCGTTTCGCTGCTGGCGGGCCTTGCCTTCCGCCGCAAGTTCGCCGGGGCGACGGCGCTTTTCTATCTCTCGGTTGCCAGCCTCGTTGTGCCCTCGATCATCATTTCGCTCGGCATCGGCGTGTTGTTCAGCCAGCTGGGTCTTCAGCCGGCCTGGTATACATCCGGTTTCGGCGCGCATCTTACCTGGACGCTGCCTTTCGGCGTGCTGATCATGTTCGCGATCTTCAACCGTTTCTCACCTGCTTACGAAGAAGCCGCGCGCGATCTGGGTGCCACCTCCTGGCAGACCTTCCGCCACGTTGTCTTGCCGATGATCGCGCCGCCGCTGATCGGGGTCGGACTCTTCGGCTTCACGCTCTCTTATGATGAATTCGCCCGCACGCTGATGACATCGGGTACCTACAACACGCTGCCGCTCGAGATCTACGGCATGACGACCAATGTCACGACGCCGGTGCTCTACGCGCTCGGCACTGTGACCACGCTCTTCTCCTTCCTGGTGATTGCGGGAACGCTTGGGCTCATCATGGCCATGAACCGCCGTCGGGGGCGGGCGTGATCGCATGAAGATTGCTGTCATCAATCCGAATACGACGACCAGTATGACTGCGACGATCGCGGATGCGGCGCGCCGTGTGGCCCATTCCGAAACCGAAATCCTGGCGATCACCTCGTCGATGGGGCCAGTTTCGATTGAGGGCTATTATGACGAGGTCTTCGCGGCGCCCGGCCTGCTGGTGGAAATTGCCAAGGCCGAACGCGAAGGGGCCGATGCAATCGTGATTGCCTGCTTCGACGATACCGGGCTGGATGCAGCCCGGGCGCTGGCTGCTATTCCGGTCATCGGCATCTGCGAGGCAGCGGTCTCTACAGCCGCATTCATAGCCCAGCGTTTTTCGATCGTGACCACCATGGAGCGCTCGCGGCTCCCAGTCGAACATCTGGTGCATCGCTACGGCATGGGCAGCCGCTGCAAGGTGCGGGCTGCCGATGTGCCGGTGCTGTCGCTGGAAGACCCAAATTCCAACGCTCGTGACCGGCTGCGCAGCGAGATCTCGGCAGCGCTCAAGGACGATAGAGCCGAGGCGATCGTGCTCGGCTGTGCTGGTATGGCCGATCTAACGGCAGCGTTGCGGCAGGAGTTCGGCGTGCCTGTCGTTGATGGCGTGGCGGCGGCCGTGAAACAGGCGGAAAGCCTTGTTGCGCAGGGCTTGTCAACCGCCAAGCGCGGCTCCTATGCGACGCCGGTCTCCAAGACCTATCACGGCGAGCTCGCCCGTTTCTCTCCCGCTGCCATGGGCGTATGAGCGTGGCAGAGGATGTGCAGATCAGGGTGCTGACGGCTGGCGAAGTCGAGGATCTCGTTGGCTGGGCGGCGCTCGAAGGCTGGAACCCGGGGTATGGCGATGCCGCAGCCTTCCGTTCCGCCGATCCAGAAGGTTTCATTGGCTGCTTTGTTGACGGGCGGCTCGCCGCCGGGATTTCCGCCGTGCGCTATCGGGACGGCTTCGGCTTCATTGGGCTTTATATCTGCCATCCGGACTTTCGGGGTAGGGGCCTCGGCCGGCGGGTTTGGGAAGCTGGAATGGCGCATCTGGCGGATCGCGTGATCGGCCTCGACGGGGTTGTCGAGCAGCAGGCGAATTATGGCTGCATGGGTTTTGCGCCCGCCTATGACACCGTGCGCTGGAGCATCGAGCGCATGCCGGCCCTGCCTGCGAGCTTCGCACGGTGCGAGGCGATCACCGAGGGTGATACCGGCGAGATCCTTGCGCTCGATCGGGCTTTCTTTCCCGCGCCGAGAGAAGACTTCCTCACAGACTGGCTGAAGCCGCCGCGCCGCGCCTTCCTCTGCCGACGGCAGGGTGTGGTGGCCGGTTATGCCGTGATGCGACCTTGCCTCAACGGCTACAAGATCGGGCCGCTGTTTGCCATGGATGGGCGAACGGCGGAGGATCTGCTGAAGATCTGCCTTGCAAACCTCAAGGGCGAGGAAGTGCATCTGGATGTGCCGGAATACCAGGAAGGGTTCCGCTACCTGCTCGGCCGTCTCGGCTTCAGGCAAGGTTTCCAGACGTCGCGCATGTATCGAGGCGAGCCGCCGTCCGTGCAGAAGACGGGCGTCTATGCGATCACCACACTGGAACTCGGCTGAGGTTTCTCAGTCCGCCATGCCTGACGGTGCGGCAAGCGGGAGCATATCCTTGTAAATGCCGGGCGACGAGCCGGGGATGGCGATGGCACCGACACTCTTTTCATAGAAGCCCATGGGGCCGGCGCCGCCGATGATCGCATAGCCGTATCCCTGGTCGCGCATGTCGAGGAGCGTGCGGATCAAGAGGGCA
Encoded here:
- a CDS encoding ABC transporter permease, with amino-acid sequence MVEVRFLGVGKPKPKRVIRVPLGLVSYLQATPLMLILGCFLLLPILMIGTVSFWDYDFAQMYPDFVTFNYTETLGSWVTWKIYFNTLKFAFIVWAITLFVGFWVAYFLAFHVRTSTMQSVLFLVCTVPFLTSNIIRMISWIPVLGRNGLINTALVNAGIVPQPIEWLLYSDFAVVLAMVHLYTLFMVTPIFNTMMRIDRSLLEAARDAGASGWQILTNVIIPLSKPGMAIGTIFVVTLVMADFSTVQVMSGGQSASVALMMKNQMSLLQYPAAAANAVVLLALVLLMVAAILRVVDIRKEL
- a CDS encoding ABC transporter permease, translated to MNTEKRSREFYVLAIFFTLFVLFLYGPLSAIVILSFQGPNGGLTFPLNGVSLRWFANLFEQQAVGDFGGSFRRSFALGFMVMVVTVVVSLLAGLAFRRKFAGATALFYLSVASLVVPSIIISLGIGVLFSQLGLQPAWYTSGFGAHLTWTLPFGVLIMFAIFNRFSPAYEEAARDLGATSWQTFRHVVLPMIAPPLIGVGLFGFTLSYDEFARTLMTSGTYNTLPLEIYGMTTNVTTPVLYALGTVTTLFSFLVIAGTLGLIMAMNRRRGRA
- a CDS encoding aspartate/glutamate racemase family protein, producing the protein MKIAVINPNTTTSMTATIADAARRVAHSETEILAITSSMGPVSIEGYYDEVFAAPGLLVEIAKAEREGADAIVIACFDDTGLDAARALAAIPVIGICEAAVSTAAFIAQRFSIVTTMERSRLPVEHLVHRYGMGSRCKVRAADVPVLSLEDPNSNARDRLRSEISAALKDDRAEAIVLGCAGMADLTAALRQEFGVPVVDGVAAAVKQAESLVAQGLSTAKRGSYATPVSKTYHGELARFSPAAMGV
- a CDS encoding GNAT family N-acetyltransferase codes for the protein MSVAEDVQIRVLTAGEVEDLVGWAALEGWNPGYGDAAAFRSADPEGFIGCFVDGRLAAGISAVRYRDGFGFIGLYICHPDFRGRGLGRRVWEAGMAHLADRVIGLDGVVEQQANYGCMGFAPAYDTVRWSIERMPALPASFARCEAITEGDTGEILALDRAFFPAPREDFLTDWLKPPRRAFLCRRQGVVAGYAVMRPCLNGYKIGPLFAMDGRTAEDLLKICLANLKGEEVHLDVPEYQEGFRYLLGRLGFRQGFQTSRMYRGEPPSVQKTGVYAITTLELG